The Kribbella sp. HUAS MG21 genome includes the window CCCGAAGCCGTCATCGTGGTGCTGCTGCCGGACGGCGGCCGCGGCTACCTGACCAAGGTGTTCAACGACGACTGGCTGGCGCAGTACGGCTTCCTCGCGCACGCCCGGCAGGGCGCGACGCTCGGTGACATCCTGGCCGGCAAGGACGGCAGCCTGCCGCCACTGGTGCACACCCACCCGCACGAGACGGTCGCCGAGGCGATCGCGATCCTCCGGGAGTACGGCGTCTCGCAGATGCCGGTCGTGCGTGCGGAGCCGCCGGTGATGGCGGCCGAGGTGGCCGGCGCGGTGTCGGAGCGGACGCTGATGGACGCGTTGTACTCCGGCAAGGCGCGACTGGCCGACATGGTCGAGCAGCACATGGACCCGGCGCTGCCGTCCCTGGGCGCCGGCGAACCGGTCACCAAGGCGGTCGAGCTGCTCGAGGGTAGGGACGCCCTGATGGTGCTTGACGACGGCAAGCCGGTGGGCGTGCTGACCCGGCAGGACCTGCTGGTCCACCTGTCCGTCGACTGAGTCAGCGGTCTACGACTGAAGGGATGATGGCGATCAGCGCCGTGATCACGATCCCGATCACGATGGCTGCCGCTCCGGCGATCTGAAGAATTTCCATGACTCCAGAGTGCTCCGGCGGCACCCGGGAAACATCGGCCTCCGGATCGGTCTTTCCTTCATCCCAAGGTCGTACGCCGGATCACCCGGACTCCTACTAGAGGAGTCCGGGTCATCACCTAGTGGACGACCGCGAAGTCTGCTGGATCGAGGCGCCGGGTTCGGCGCCAGTAGGCGAAGGTCCACTCCGGCCAGATGGTCGAGTTGCGGCCGGAGCCGTCCAGGTACCAGCTGGTGCAGCCCGACTGCCATACGGTGTTCCCGAGGTCGCGCTGGACGCCGTCGACGAACTGTTCCTGCGCCTCCTCGCGGACCTCGACGTACGTTGCGTTGCGGCGCCGGAGCAGGTGCAGCGCCTGCATGACGTAGCGAACCTGGGCCTCGATCATGAACACCATCGACGAATGGCCGAGCAGCGTGTTGGGGCCGACCAGCAGGAACAGGTTCGGGTAGCCGGCGACCGTGATGCCGAGGTGCGCACCGATGCCGTTGCGCTTCCAGTGGTCGGCGAGGTCGACGCCGTCCTTGCCGAGGATCGGCATCCGGGTCAGGTTCGCGGAGACGTCGAACCCGGTGCCGAGCACGATCGTGTCGCAGGCTCGTTCGGTGCCGTCGGCGGTGACCACGCCGGTGCGGGTGACGCGTGTGACCGGGTCGGTGACGAGGTCGACGTTCGGCCGGGTGAGGGCCGGGTAGTAGTCGTTCGAGATCAGGATCCGCTTGCAGCCGATCTGGTACCGCGGTGTCAGCTTGGCCCGCAGCTCCGGATCGGTGACCTGCTTGTGCAGATGGCGTTTCGCCTGGAGTTCCAGGCCTTTCATCAGCTTCGGGTTCCCGGCGAACCCGGCGCCGCGGCCTTCGAGGCCCCAGTAGATGGCGTTGCGGATCGTCCGCTGCCCCGCCGGGAAGCGCTCGTGCAGCTTGCGTTCCCAGCGGCCGATCGCGCGGTCCGGCTTCGGGGTGATCCACGGCGGCGTGCGTTGGTACACGTCCAGCCGGGCGACGTCCGGCGCGATCCGCGGTACGAACTGGATCGCCGAGGCGCCGGTGCCGATCACCGCGACGTTGCGCCCGCGGAGGTCCGCCGAGTGATCCCACTGCGCCGAGTGGAACGTCGTACCCGCGAAGGAGTCGAGGCCCGGCAGGTCCGGGTACTTCGGCTGGTGCAGGCTGCCGACGCCGGCGACCAGGGACTGGGTCTCGATCGTCTCGTCGCCGTTGACCGTGACGGTCCAGTGGCCGGTGGCCTCGTCGAAGGCGGCCTCGGTGACCTCGGCGCCGTACCGGATCCTGTCCGCGATCCCGTACTTGTCCGCGCAGTGCCGCAGGTAGTCGAGGATCTCGTCCCAGGGCGCGAACATCCGCGTCCAGCGCGGGTTCTGCTCGAACGAGAACGAGTAGAGGTACGACGGGATGTCGCAGGCGCAGCCCGGATACGTGTTGTCCCGCCAGGTGCCGCCGAGGTCGTCCGCCTTCTCGAGGATCACGAAGTCCTCGCAACCGGCCTGCCGCAGCTTGATCCCCATGCACAGGCCGGCGAACCCGGACCCGATGATCACGACCTCGGTCATACCGGCAGAGGTTACCGGCGGGTCACCGCAGCCGGTAGAGGGTCTCGCCGGCGTTCGGCACCACGAAGGTGTCCGGGTCGTCCTCGTACGCCGCCAGGTCGACGGCGGCCGGATCGAGGTATTCGAGGTTGGCCTGCCGTACGACGTCCTCCGGGATGCCGGTCGCCAGCGTGACCTTGACGCGGAGGTGCTCGCCGCTGGCGGGGTCCCAGGTGCCGGCGCCGCGCAGGTGCGTGGAGTGCGCGAGGACGCCCCAGTGCAGGTCGCGGAACTTGTCCCACTGGCCGAGGAAGTAGTCGCGGCAGTGGTACCCGATCTCCTCGATCTCCGGGTGCATCGCCGCCAGCTGGGTGACGTGCGGCGCGTACAGGATCACCTCGCCGCCGTCCGCGACGATCGGCTCGACCTTGTAGAACCCCTTCGCCGCGGTCCAGATGTCGGCGTACTTCGGCGGCATCACCGAGACCACCCGCCGGACCGGGTGCTCCAGGTAGCGAACGTGGGTCTGCGCGGAGATCTCGGCGGCCGCGCGCCACGAGGAGACCGTGTCGCCGAACGCGACGGCGTGCAGGGCCTCGGTCCCGGACTTCGCGACGACCGACAGCGCGAGCTTCTCGGCCGGGATCAGCGCGGCGGCCTCGTCGATCAGTGCGCGGACCGGCGTGATGCCCGGCGTACCGATGATGTTCGCGCTGGTGATCAGGGCGCCGAGCCAGTGCGAGAGGTCGATGACCTCCTGGCCGGCGACGCCCGGGAAGAAGTACTTGTTGCCGCCGGAGAATCCGACCACCTCGTGCGGGAACACCGGGCCGACGACCAGCGCCACGTCGTGCTCGACGACGGCGCGGTTGAGCTTGACCGGGACCTCGTCGCGGAGCATCTCGTCCGAGATCTCGCCGACCCGGTCGGAGCTGATCGTGCCCAGCTCGGCGAAGGTCTCGGGCTTCCACCATTCGTGGTTGAGCACGTTCGGGTAGTCACCGCCGAGATGCGCGCGGAGCTCGTCGCGGCTCATCTTCGCATGGGTGCCGAGGGCAACCAAGATCGTGACCTGGCTGTCCCGCAGCGCGTCCGTGACCGCCCTCAGCAGCAGCGGGAGCGGGCAGCTGCGGGTCGCGTCCGGCACGATCACGCACACACTCCGCCCGGCCAGCCCTGCCCCGCCCAGGGCTTCCGCGACGAACGCCGTCACCTCGTCCTCGCTCAGAACCTGCCCCGCACCACCGATCACCGCCGTATCAGTCACAGCTCGACCCTACCTACCGCCAGACGCTCAGGGCAGTGGTCGCGACCGCCATGAGATCGTCCCGGCTCGCTCCGTCGCGCGCCTGCTGGGACATCCCCTGGATCGTCGCCGCGAAGAACGTGGCGAGCGCCGGCGCGTCGGTGTCGTCCGGCAGGAGTCCGGCGTCGACGTCCGCCTGGATGCGGTCCCGCAGTACGTCGCGGTTGGCCCGGCGGATCGCGCGGAGCCGGTCGGCCACCTCCGCGGAGGCGGGGACCGTGTTCTGGGCGGCGCTGATGATCAGGCAGCCCCGAGCGTGCTCGGGGGACGTGTACTCCGCCGCGGCCTCGCGGAGGATCCGCTCGATCGCCGCGCGGGCCGTCGGTTCCTCGGCGAGCGCGCGGGCGGTGAAGGCGCCGTGCGTGTCCTGGTACCGCCGGACAACCTCGTCGAAGAGCGTCCGCTTGTCGCCGAACGCGGCGTACAGGCTCGGCGCGCCGATGCCGAGCGCAATGGTCAGCTCGGTCACCGACGTCGCGTCGTACCCGTGCTCCCAGAAGGTCAGCAGCGCCTGCTCGAGCGCGGCCTCACGATCGAACGAGCGCGGGCGCCCGCGCCGGGTCTCGGTCATGCCGACATTCTATAACGATCACTAGAGAATATGTTACGGTCCTTTCTGTAGTGATCGTTAGGGAAAGGATTGTGGGATGCGGACAGCGTTGGTGACCGGTGGCAGTCGCGGGATCGGGCGGGCGATCGCGCTCCGGCTGGCGCGGGACGGCGTGCGGGTCGGGGTGCACTACGGGCGCGACGACGAGGCGGCCCGGCGCACGCTCGGGGAGCTCGAGCAGGCCGGCGGGCAGGGGTTCCTGGTGAAGGCGGATCTCGAGGAGCCGGTGGACGCGGTCTGGAAGGAGTTCGACCGGTACGCCGACGGGCTGGACGTGCTGGTCAACAACGCGGGCATCGGCCGGCACATGCCGCTCGCCGACGTGACGCCGGAGTGGTTCGACCGGCTGTTCGCGGTGAACGCGAAAGCGCCGTTCTTCCTGGTCCAGCAGGCGCTCCCGCGGCTGCGCGACGGCGGCCGGATCGTCAACATCGGGTCCGGCGTGACCCGGATCGCGTTCCCGGAGGACACGGCGTACTCGATGACCAAGGGGGCGCTGGACACGTTGACCCTCGCGCTGGCCAAGGAGCTCGGGCCGCGCGGGATCACCGTGAACACCGTTGCCCCGGGCATCGTCGAGACCGAGATGAACGGCTGGCTGACGGATCCCGCGGCCGCGCGGGCGGCCGCGGCGTACTCCGTGTTCGACCGGGTCGGGCAGCCGGAGGAGGTTGCGGACGTGGTCGCGTTCGTCGCGTCCGGCGACGCGCGCTGGGTCACCGGGCAGACGCTCGACGCGACCGGCGGCTCCCAGCTGTGAAGGGCCGGGAACCCTTGGTGGACAGCGGAACGGCGTCATGACGACGTAAGCGGCGCGCCGTTGACCGGCGCCGGGCGGCGGTGGACGATCGATTGATCACCTGGGGGAGTGAGCGAGGGGGAAGAACATGTCCGAGACGATCGCGCACGCACGCCCGCAGGGTTTCGGGGGAGTGGTGCTGCAGGACGGCGACCCGGCGTACGACGAGGCCCGGATCGTCTTCAACGGGATGATCGACAAGCGCCCGGCGCTGATCGCGCAGTGCGAGTCGGCCGCGGACGTCCAGGCCGCGTTGCGGTACGGCGTCGACCGGGAGCTGGAGATCGCGGTCCGGGGCGGCGGGCACGGGGTCGCCGGGACCGGGGTCACCGAGGGCGGCCTGGTCGTCGACCTGCGCCGGATGAACAGCGTCCAGATCGATCCCGACGCCCGGATCGCGCGCGTCGGCGGCGGCGCGACCTGGGGCGACGTGGACCGGGCCTGCCAGCCGTACCAGCTGGCGACGACCGGCGGGCGGGTGTCGACGACGGGTGTTGCCGGCCTGACGCTCGGCGGCGGGTCGGGCTGGCTGGAGCGGAAGTTCGGGCTCGCCTGCGACGCGCTGCTCTCGGTGGAGCTGGTCACCGCGGACGGTCGGCTGCTGATCGCCGACGAGACCCGGAACACCGAGCTGTTCTGGGCGTTGCACGGCGGCGGCGGGAACTTCGGGATCGCGACCTCGCTGACGTTCCGCCTGCAGCAGTTGCCTGCGACAACGTTGGCCTTGCTGCTGTGGCCGGCATCGGCTGGTCCCGACGTACTGCGGGCGTACCGCGACCTGATCGAGTCCGGGGCGCCGGAGGAACTCGGCGGCGGCGTGATCTACCTGACCGGGCCGCCGGAGGAGTTCGTGCCCGCGCACCTGCACGGGCAACTGCTCGTCGGTGCGGCGGCCGTGTACGCGGGCGGTGAGGCGGAGCTGCGCGAGGTGTTCGCGCCGCTGTTCGCGCTGCGCCCCGAGGGTGAGCTGGTCGCCGAGCTGCCGTACGCCGACATCCAGTCGGCGCTCGACGATCCGCCCGGGTTCCGCAACTACTGGTCCGCGGAGCACCTCGCGGCGTTCCCGGATCCCGCGCTCGAGGCGTTCGTCAACCGGTCGGCGGACATGATCTCGCCGTCACCGTCGCAGCAGGCGATCCTGCCCTGGGGCGGCGCCGTCGAACGCGCCGCGGACACCTGGCCGCAGCCGCATCGCCGGGCGGCGTGGGTGGTGCACCCGTTCGGCCTGTGGTCCGATCCGGCCGACGACGCGCGCGGGATCAGGTGGGCGCGGGACGTGTGCTCGGACCTGCAGGAATGGGCGACCGGGTACGTGTACCTGAACTTCATCGGGAACGAGGGGCAGAACCGGGTGATCGCGGGCTTCGGCCAGGAGAACTACGAGCGGCTGGCGCGGGTGAAGTGCCAGTACGACCCAGAAAACGTGTTCCACCTCAACCAGAACATCGAACCCGGCTGGCCCTGCTGACCCAGGACCACTGCACCGCGACGATCGCGGCGTACGCGATCGCTCCGAGGGGGACCGCCCAGAACATGGACCGCACAGCCGTATGGAGCAGGACGGTCGCCGCTGCTGCGACGAGGAGTGTCGCGAGGCCGGCGACCGTCCCGCGACGGCGCGAGTCGCGGGCGGTGCCCGGGAGCGGGCCCATGTGCTGGTCCAGCAGGGTGCCGAACGCGCTCAGGCCGACGAGCGCGGACACGGCGAACAGGATCACGCCGGGCACGCCGCCGAACACGATCGCGAGCAGCCCGGCGAACCCGAGCAGCGCGAGCGCGACACCCATGTCCAGCGCCCCGAACATCAGGTGCGACCGCCGGCGGTGCCCGAGGTCGATCCCGTCGGCGGTCCGGAGCGGGCCGGTGTCGCCGCGGAGTCGCCGTACGGTCAGGACGAGGCCGGTGACCAGCACGATCAGCAGCAGTACGCCGATCACGGAGAGGACCACGGAGCGGGCCGGCGACAGGTAGGGGCGGACCTGGTCGCCGTACACGCAGCTCGCCGACGGCGGGAACCAGCTGGTGCGGATCGCCGAGACGTCCCGGTCGGAACCGGGGAACTTGCGGGCGCAGCTCTCGTCGGGCTCGAACCAGCTCGGCATCGACAACCCGACGACTGTCGCCCACACGAACCCGCCGAGCAGCCCGAACCCCAGCAGTGATCCCGCCCGCCGCCGCACCCACTCCACGCGCCCTACCCTCTCATCCGTGGATTCCTACCTCGCCGAACTCCGTCGCCTCGTCGGCTCCAGGCTGCTGCTGTTGCCGGGCGCGCAGGTGCTGGCGGTGGACGCGGACGATCGCATCCTGTTCCAGCGGAGCCGGGACTCCGGGCTGTGGGAGCTCCCGGCGGGCGGCGCGGAGCCGGGGGACAGCTTCCGGCGTACGGCGGCTCGCGAGTTCTTCGAGGAGACCGGTTTGGTCGTCGCGGAGGAGGAGCTGGTGCCGTTCGCCAGTCTTTCGCTGGCCGACGTGCACACGTTGACGTATCCGAACGGAGATGTCGTGCAGTGCTTCGCGCTGTGCTTCGAGGCTCGGCGCTGGAGTGGGACCTTGCGTCCGGGTGCGGACGAAGTACTGGAGGCCGGGTTCTTCGCTTTGCCGCCCGGTCCCTTGCATCCGCCGACCGAGGTGGTGCTGGGGCTGTACCGCGCTTATCGGGAGACCGGGATGTTCCAGGCGCGTTGACCTCGTCCCGCGGGGCCGGTAACGTGCCCCACCCCTAGCGACGAATTTCTGCAGGCGGGTGGGGTTCCCATCCGGTGCTGTGGAGGTTGTCGTGACGAGGGATTTTCGGTGGTTGCTGGTCGGGCAGACGACCAGTCAGTTCGGCGCTCAGGTCAGTGGCGTGGCGATTCCGCTGCTGGCGGTGCTGTCCTTGGGAGCCACGCCGTTCGAACTGGGGCTGGTGTCGGCGGCCGGGACGATCGGGTTCGCGCTGATCGGGTTGCCGGCCGGCGCGTGGGTCGATCGGCGGGCGCGGCGGCCGCTGCTGGTGGCCAGCGATCTGGCGCGTGCGGTGTTGCTCGCGTCGGTTCCGGTCGCTGCGGTCTTCGGCGTGCTGACTCTTACGCAGTTGATTGTCGTGTCGTTGCTGGCCGGGCTCGCGCGGGTGTTCTTCGACGTCGGGTATCAGACGTACCTGCCGGCGGTGGTGGGACCGGACCGGTTGCTGGCCGGGAACTCCGCGCTGGAGACGATCCGGGCGTCCGGGCAGGTCGCGGGTCCCGGGATCGGCGGCTGGCTGGTGACGGTGCTCGGTGCGGCGAACGTCGTACTGATCCAGGCGGTGACGTTCGCGGTGTCGGCGGCGTCGCTGCTGGCGATCCGCGCCCGGGAGGACGTCGTACGGCGTGCCGATCGCGGGCTGTGGCTCGAGATCCGTGAGGGGCTCGGGTACGTGGTCCGGCATCGCGCGCTCCGGGCGATCGCGGTGACGAGCGCGGTGAACAACTTCGCGTTCGCGATCGCGTCGGCGGTGAACGTGCTGTTCCTGGTACGGACGTTGGGGTTGTCGCCGACGTGGATCGGGATCGTGCTCGCGGTGGGCTCGGTGGCGGCGATGGCCGGGGCCGCGGTGACTCCGCGGCTGGCGCGACGGTTCGGCGCTGAGCGGATCATCTGGCTCGCGCTCGCGGTCACCGGGCCGCTCGCTCTGCTCGGTCCGCTGGCGCGGCCGGGGTGGCTCGTCGTACTCATCGTGATCAGTACGGCGGTCGGCGAGCTGGGGCAGATCGTGTACGCGATCAGCAACGTGACGTGGCGGCAGCGGGCCGTTCCCGATCACCTGTTGGGCCGGGTGAACGCGACGATGCGTTTCCTGCTGATGGGATTGTTTCCGCTCGGCGCGCTGCTCGGCGGCACCTTGGGAGCGCTGCTCGGAACGCGCGTCACACTGCTGGTTTCCGGGGTGCTGATCCTGGCTTCCTGGCTGCCGGTGTACGTCGTCAGGTCGGCACTCGTCAGGTGATTTCCTGGCGGAGGAAATCGCTGGCCGAGCGCGGCACGATGCCGCGGGCGCGGAGCGGCTCGTCGGTCCAGGTCGCGTCGTGCAGGGACTGCAGCAGCCCGGCGCCGAGGACCGAGGCGACACCGTCGTTCCGGCGCTTGAGGAGGCGCATCGCGAGCCGCGCGACGGGGGCGGGCAGCCGCTGGACCTTGACGCGGCGGTGCGCGAACCCGGACGCGATCGTGGCCGCCTCGTTGCGGCTGATCGCCTCCGGCCCGCCGACCTCGATCAGCTCGGGCGGGTCGGGCTCGGTCGCGACTGCTGCGACGAGGGCGGCGATGTCGTCCGTGGCGACGTACCGCTGCTTGGCGTCGCCGCGGCCGATGACGGACACCTTGCCGTTGGCCACGTCGAACCGTCCGATCGGGCCGAGATGGATCTCCTGGAACGCGTCCGGCCGTACGACGACGCGCTGCAGGCCGGAGTGCCGGAGCCGGTCCTCGACCGCCGCCTTCGCTTCCTCGAGCGGTGTGCCGAGCCCGGCGTCCACCCCGGCGTACGAGACGTAGACGAACCGCCGGACGCCGGCCTGCTCCGCGGCGTCGACCAGCGACAGCATGCCGAGCCCGTCCACCTCCCGGATCGACGGGCCGGGTCGGCCGGCCAGGCGCCGGCCGATCGCTGTCGCGGTCGCGACCACGGTGTCGACGTCCTGGCAGGCCGCGCGCAGACTCGCGGGATCCGTCAGGTCGCCTCGGACGGTCTCCACCCCGAGCCCGCTTCCGTCGCCGCGCACCGTCTCCACGGCGAGACCGCTTGCTTCGTCGCGCACCAGGCAGCGCACCTGATGGCCTTGCCCCGCGAGCAACCGGACGACGCGTCCGCCCAGGTCCCCCGTACCGCCGACCACCAGCAACATGGCCCCCACCCCCTGACCCCGACAGTGATCCGGTTTTCCGTCGCCAGCAAGGGCTCGGACGGCGGAAATCCACAGGCGGGACGCGCGGGTCCGATGGGATAGTGCTGGCATGCAACGGCCAGTCACTGTGCACGACCTCGTCGACGGACTGCGGCAGTTGGGACTCGGCCGTTCCTCGAACGTGATCGTGCACTCGTCGCTCAGCTCTTTCGGCCACGTCGACGGCGGCGCGGAGGCGGTGTGCACGGCACTGACCGAGGTCTGCGGGACCGTGCTGATGCCGGCCGGCACCTGGGATCTCACCGGGCTCCCCGCGCCGCCCGGGCTGGTGCGGCCGGACAACGCTTTCTGGAACGCGGAAAACTGGCCGGACTTCGACGAAAAGGTGTCGCAGGCAACGAGTTTCCGGCGCGACCTGCCGGTCGACCGCTGGCTCGGAACGATTCCGGAAACGTTCCGGCAGACCTGCGCGCCGTTGCGCACCGGGCATCCGCTGTTCTCCTACCAGGCGGCCGGTCCGGACGCGGAACGGATCCTGGCGGCACAGCGCCCGGACTGGCCGCTCGGCCCGATCGAGGCGCTCGACGGCGACGTCCTGCTGCTCGGCGTCGACCACACCTCGAACACCGCGATCCACGTCGCCGAGCAGCACCTCGGCCGCTCCCGCTTCTACCGCTACGCGAAAGCCGCCGACGGCCTGTGGACCGAACTCCCCAACATCCCCGGAGCGAGCCACCACTTCGATGCCGTCGAGCCGGTGCTCCGCCCGGTCACCAAGGAGGTCCGGATCGGGCAGGCCCGGGTACGGCGCGTTGCGACCCGGGCCGTGCTGTCCGCGACCCGCGACCTCGTCGAGGCCGACCCGACCGCACTGCTCTGCACCGACGACCCCACCTGCCGCTGCAGGGCCGCCCTCCAACAACGCCTGACAGCAATTGACAGCGTTACCTGAGCTGCTTGGTGAACATCAACGTCGCGGAGTCGTCGTTCCGGATCGTTTCCATTGGCGGCACCTGCCGGCCGTCGTACACCAGGCCCCGTCCGTCGGGGACGTAACCGCGGCGGACGTACAGCCGCTGCGCCTGCCCGTAGTCCGGGTACAGCCCGACCCCGATCCCGACGACCGGGGACCGCTCCGCGACCTTCGCCTCGGCCGCGTCCATCAACGCCGACCCGATCCCGCGCCGCCGCAGCGCCGGCAGCACGTTGAAGTCCTGGATCTCCGGCATCCCCTCGAAGGGCTCGTACGGCGACTCCCACCGCACGGTGACGTAGCCGGCGTACTCGCCGTCGAGCGTCGCGACCAGGACGTCCCGCGTCCCGTCCCGCTGCTCGGCCAGGTACTTCTCGTACTGCGCCACCGGCTTGTCCCACCCGAGCGCGCCGAGCGCCGCCGAGATCACTTCCGGATCGTCATCCCGCAACGGCCGGATCTCCAACCCGTCAACCATCGAGCCTCCCAGAGAATCCCGGCGAGCCTAGCCGCGGGCGCCGGTGCAGGTCGCCCGAATTACGGGCGACCTGCGGCCGGGTGTCACCGAGCGGCGCGCGCCGCCTGCTCGATGACGGCCGTGACGGGGCCGGGATCGGTCAGCAGGCCGAGGTGCCCGGTCGAGATCCTGGTGACGGTGGATCCGGCGCGGGTGGCCATGAACTGCTGGGCGGTGGGCGTGATGATCAGGTCCCGGGTGCCGAGGACGTACCAGGACGGGATCGTCGCCCACGCCGGCGGCCCGGACGGGGTGAACCCGGCGCTCAGGGTGAGCGGCCGCTGCGCGGGATACAGCTTCTCGGCCTGGCTCCGCGGCACGCCGGAGGCGAACGACGTCACGAAGGTGTCGTGCTTCAGGTAGAGGTCGACGTCCCCGGCCGGCGCCCCCGGGTACGGAACGAAGTCGAAAACGGTTTCCGGCGGCACCGCGAGGGCGGAGTCGGCACCCGCGAGCGGGAAGATCACTTCGCCCTCCGCGGGCGCGAACGCGTCGACGTACACCAGCGCCTTGACGTTCGGGTTACCCGTCGCCGCGTTGGTGACGACCGCGCCGCCGTACGAGTGCCCGACCAGGACGATCGGCCCGGACAGCGTGGACAGGAAATCGCGGATCGTGGCGGCGTCGGTGGTCAGGTTGCGCAACGGGTTCGGCGGTACCCGGACCTGGTAGCCGTCGTCGATCAGCCGGCTGGTGACCCTGGCCCAGCTCGACCCGTCGGCCCACGCGCCGTGCACCAGCACGACGGTCGGCCGCGGGCCGTGCCGGTACGACGCCGCGGCGGGCGTCACGGCCGCGACCAGGAGCGCCAGGACGACGCCCAGTACTGCGAGAAAACGTGTTCTGCGGTGTTGCATCGGTACTCCTAGGACCGGAAGAACTCGAGCAGGTCGGCGTTGACCACGTCGGGGTGCGTCGTGGGCAGGCCGTGCGGGAGGTCCTTGTACGTCTTCAGGACCCCGTTCTTGAGCAGCGCGGCGGACTTCGGGCCGGAATCGGCGTACGGCACGATCTGGTCGTCCTCGCTGTGCACCACGAGGACTGGAATCGTGATCTTGCCCAGGTCCTCGGTGAAGTCGGTCTGCGAGAACGCGACGATGCCGTCGTAGTGGGCCTTCGCGCCGCCCATCATGCCCTGGCGCCACCAGTTCGCGACGATCGCCTCGGACGGCTCGGCACCGGGGCGGTTGAAGCCGTAGAACGGGCCGGCCGCGAGGTCCCGGTAGAACCCCGAGCGGTTGGCCGCGAGCTGTGCCTGGAGGTCGTCGAAGACCGCCTTCGGCAGCCCCTCCGGGTTCGCGTCCGTCCGCACCATCAGCGGCGGCACCGCACAGAGCAGCGCGCCCTTGGCGGCCCGCTGCTCGCCGTGCCGGGCCAGGTAGTGCGTGACCTCCCCGCCGCCGGTCGAGTGACCGACGTGCAGGCAGTCGCGCAGGTCGAGGTGGTCGACGACCGCCTTCAGGTCGTCGGCGTAGTGGTCCATGTCGTGCCCGTCGCCGGTCTGCGTCGACCTGC containing:
- a CDS encoding lactate racemase domain-containing protein; translation: MTDTAVIGGAGQVLSEDEVTAFVAEALGGAGLAGRSVCVIVPDATRSCPLPLLLRAVTDALRDSQVTILVALGTHAKMSRDELRAHLGGDYPNVLNHEWWKPETFAELGTISSDRVGEISDEMLRDEVPVKLNRAVVEHDVALVVGPVFPHEVVGFSGGNKYFFPGVAGQEVIDLSHWLGALITSANIIGTPGITPVRALIDEAAALIPAEKLALSVVAKSGTEALHAVAFGDTVSSWRAAAEISAQTHVRYLEHPVRRVVSVMPPKYADIWTAAKGFYKVEPIVADGGEVILYAPHVTQLAAMHPEIEEIGYHCRDYFLGQWDKFRDLHWGVLAHSTHLRGAGTWDPASGEHLRVKVTLATGIPEDVVRQANLEYLDPAAVDLAAYEDDPDTFVVPNAGETLYRLR
- a CDS encoding NUDIX domain-containing protein; this translates as MDSYLAELRRLVGSRLLLLPGAQVLAVDADDRILFQRSRDSGLWELPAGGAEPGDSFRRTAAREFFEETGLVVAEEELVPFASLSLADVHTLTYPNGDVVQCFALCFEARRWSGTLRPGADEVLEAGFFALPPGPLHPPTEVVLGLYRAYRETGMFQAR
- a CDS encoding FAD-binding oxidoreductase — its product is MSETIAHARPQGFGGVVLQDGDPAYDEARIVFNGMIDKRPALIAQCESAADVQAALRYGVDRELEIAVRGGGHGVAGTGVTEGGLVVDLRRMNSVQIDPDARIARVGGGATWGDVDRACQPYQLATTGGRVSTTGVAGLTLGGGSGWLERKFGLACDALLSVELVTADGRLLIADETRNTELFWALHGGGGNFGIATSLTFRLQQLPATTLALLLWPASAGPDVLRAYRDLIESGAPEELGGGVIYLTGPPEEFVPAHLHGQLLVGAAAVYAGGEAELREVFAPLFALRPEGELVAELPYADIQSALDDPPGFRNYWSAEHLAAFPDPALEAFVNRSADMISPSPSQQAILPWGGAVERAADTWPQPHRRAAWVVHPFGLWSDPADDARGIRWARDVCSDLQEWATGYVYLNFIGNEGQNRVIAGFGQENYERLARVKCQYDPENVFHLNQNIEPGWPC
- a CDS encoding MFS transporter; the protein is MTRDFRWLLVGQTTSQFGAQVSGVAIPLLAVLSLGATPFELGLVSAAGTIGFALIGLPAGAWVDRRARRPLLVASDLARAVLLASVPVAAVFGVLTLTQLIVVSLLAGLARVFFDVGYQTYLPAVVGPDRLLAGNSALETIRASGQVAGPGIGGWLVTVLGAANVVLIQAVTFAVSAASLLAIRAREDVVRRADRGLWLEIREGLGYVVRHRALRAIAVTSAVNNFAFAIASAVNVLFLVRTLGLSPTWIGIVLAVGSVAAMAGAAVTPRLARRFGAERIIWLALAVTGPLALLGPLARPGWLVVLIVISTAVGELGQIVYAISNVTWRQRAVPDHLLGRVNATMRFLLMGLFPLGALLGGTLGALLGTRVTLLVSGVLILASWLPVYVVRSALVR
- a CDS encoding SDR family oxidoreductase; this encodes MLLVVGGTGDLGGRVVRLLAGQGHQVRCLVRDEASGLAVETVRGDGSGLGVETVRGDLTDPASLRAACQDVDTVVATATAIGRRLAGRPGPSIREVDGLGMLSLVDAAEQAGVRRFVYVSYAGVDAGLGTPLEEAKAAVEDRLRHSGLQRVVVRPDAFQEIHLGPIGRFDVANGKVSVIGRGDAKQRYVATDDIAALVAAVATEPDPPELIEVGGPEAISRNEAATIASGFAHRRVKVQRLPAPVARLAMRLLKRRNDGVASVLGAGLLQSLHDATWTDEPLRARGIVPRSASDFLRQEIT
- a CDS encoding NAD(P)/FAD-dependent oxidoreductase, with product MTEVVIIGSGFAGLCMGIKLRQAGCEDFVILEKADDLGGTWRDNTYPGCACDIPSYLYSFSFEQNPRWTRMFAPWDEILDYLRHCADKYGIADRIRYGAEVTEAAFDEATGHWTVTVNGDETIETQSLVAGVGSLHQPKYPDLPGLDSFAGTTFHSAQWDHSADLRGRNVAVIGTGASAIQFVPRIAPDVARLDVYQRTPPWITPKPDRAIGRWERKLHERFPAGQRTIRNAIYWGLEGRGAGFAGNPKLMKGLELQAKRHLHKQVTDPELRAKLTPRYQIGCKRILISNDYYPALTRPNVDLVTDPVTRVTRTGVVTADGTERACDTIVLGTGFDVSANLTRMPILGKDGVDLADHWKRNGIGAHLGITVAGYPNLFLLVGPNTLLGHSSMVFMIEAQVRYVMQALHLLRRRNATYVEVREEAQEQFVDGVQRDLGNTVWQSGCTSWYLDGSGRNSTIWPEWTFAYWRRTRRLDPADFAVVH
- a CDS encoding SDR family oxidoreductase — translated: MRTALVTGGSRGIGRAIALRLARDGVRVGVHYGRDDEAARRTLGELEQAGGQGFLVKADLEEPVDAVWKEFDRYADGLDVLVNNAGIGRHMPLADVTPEWFDRLFAVNAKAPFFLVQQALPRLRDGGRIVNIGSGVTRIAFPEDTAYSMTKGALDTLTLALAKELGPRGITVNTVAPGIVETEMNGWLTDPAAARAAAAYSVFDRVGQPEEVADVVAFVASGDARWVTGQTLDATGGSQL
- a CDS encoding TetR/AcrR family transcriptional regulator; this encodes MTETRRGRPRSFDREAALEQALLTFWEHGYDATSVTELTIALGIGAPSLYAAFGDKRTLFDEVVRRYQDTHGAFTARALAEEPTARAAIERILREAAAEYTSPEHARGCLIISAAQNTVPASAEVADRLRAIRRANRDVLRDRIQADVDAGLLPDDTDAPALATFFAATIQGMSQQARDGASRDDLMAVATTALSVWR